A portion of the Gammaproteobacteria bacterium genome contains these proteins:
- a CDS encoding diguanylate cyclase encodes MARQGLDKATVDRLVRRAQTEFAYAYFTRTALMLLVNLVIIDALIWANIGATEAKIWMGLVIILLLIRTSIYLRYRRSAQDNPKLTVSWNRLFMSGALSTTLLIGVVSVFAYPHFEVVHKTIFLFVTAGLTAGALTVLALHISYYVTYILIPLAPVIIYSFMDPSVEVQMIGIVALVYVMTMTFHARRFNRILIDSLYYRFQSDALAEQLRSTNKDLSSENQELHQISTTDELTEVYNRRYFNKRFEEIWADHRRENTILAGLMIDVDYFKAYNDTYGHLKGDDVLRDIAQSIHQVIWRPRDFIARFGGEEFIVLLPTTDISGANALAERIHSTIKEINIEHDGNPDTARITVSIGVATIMPRTTDSPDIFINKLDKALYVAKSQGRNRTFIGE; translated from the coding sequence ATGGCGCGGCAAGGGCTCGATAAAGCAACCGTCGACAGATTAGTCAGACGCGCGCAAACTGAATTTGCTTACGCTTATTTCACCCGCACAGCGCTAATGCTGCTGGTGAACTTAGTCATTATTGATGCGTTAATCTGGGCAAATATTGGCGCAACCGAAGCTAAGATCTGGATGGGTCTAGTTATTATTTTATTGCTTATCCGCACTTCAATTTATTTACGTTATCGCCGCTCCGCACAGGATAACCCCAAGCTTACGGTTTCGTGGAATCGCTTATTTATGTCGGGCGCCTTATCAACCACCTTGTTGATTGGTGTGGTCAGCGTATTTGCTTATCCGCATTTTGAAGTCGTGCATAAAACTATTTTTCTATTCGTGACTGCCGGTCTAACAGCGGGCGCTTTAACCGTATTAGCACTGCACATTTCGTATTACGTGACTTACATTCTGATACCGTTAGCGCCTGTTATTATTTATAGCTTTATGGATCCGTCGGTAGAAGTACAAATGATCGGCATCGTCGCGTTGGTGTACGTGATGACAATGACCTTTCATGCGCGGCGCTTTAATCGCATTCTCATTGATAGTTTGTATTATCGTTTTCAATCTGACGCACTCGCTGAACAGTTGCGCAGCACTAACAAAGATTTGTCTTCCGAAAATCAAGAATTACATCAAATTTCTACCACCGATGAATTAACTGAGGTCTATAACCGTCGTTACTTCAACAAACGTTTCGAAGAAATTTGGGCCGATCATCGTCGCGAAAATACTATTCTTGCGGGGCTCATGATCGACGTTGATTATTTTAAAGCCTACAACGACACCTACGGCCATTTAAAAGGTGATGACGTATTACGCGACATTGCTCAAAGTATTCATCAGGTTATTTGGCGGCCACGTGATTTTATTGCGCGCTTTGGTGGTGAAGAATTTATTGTGTTATTACCAACAACAGATATTAGCGGCGCGAACGCATTAGCCGAACGTATTCATTCCACTATCAAAGAAATTAATATCGAACATGATGGCAATCCCGACACCGCGCGTATTACGGTCAGCATTGGTGTTGCGACGATAATGCCGCGCACGACTGATTCACCCGATATTTTTATCAACAAACTCGACAAAGCGCTGTATGTCGCTAAAAGCCAAGGCCGCAATCGCACCTTCATCGGCGAATAA